The proteins below are encoded in one region of Flavobacterium nackdongense:
- a CDS encoding glycosyl hydrolase family 28 protein, with protein MPTQFNSIRNKKFKSKAVATLQYILFFGLLVNTLNAKITDSIGDVTLHPSVINLEKIKGLKESTIFDLTVNGQNAFVYHSREIMDQYEHIKQLKSISYQGVSYVNFSMSSTVKLQINSLNGKASSWKILPKRADVKVDETTNSIIFTLNKPEKFVISAVVDGLEQSIIISAEKPETNIPSKTDKGVLYLGPGIHQYGQAWDPFVNGIHTVYVAGGAILEATIKSNKKNNVKILGRGILSQSFVTHAEESSSNEKAREQEWDADWLGVVFTDSQNIVIDGITIMNSPSYQLEVANCNNVKINNIKLCGFGEHNNDGIHTYGNTILVEDSFIASNDDRVCITGLFDKENGTDNLQWDGSNELTGVSVSNITLRNMVFWGLDNNGADIMLTWNGAGYAKNILVENAVSLTGTNKAFIAARHGGSADIHDLIFRNITLYHSNLFDVEIGESNYQGAGGGKLRNLLLENFTIHANFKDIGKQLKGESKASNIEGIIFKNIITNDGVLTDLNQIKLISNEFVSNLKAVK; from the coding sequence ATGCCTACACAATTTAATTCGATTAGGAATAAAAAATTTAAATCAAAAGCAGTTGCTACACTTCAATACATTTTATTCTTTGGTTTACTAGTCAATACCCTAAACGCTAAGATTACAGATTCAATTGGCGACGTCACCTTACATCCTTCAGTGATCAATTTAGAGAAAATAAAAGGGCTTAAAGAATCCACCATTTTCGATCTTACAGTCAACGGACAAAACGCCTTCGTTTACCATTCTCGCGAAATAATGGATCAATATGAGCATATAAAGCAACTGAAGAGTATCTCCTATCAAGGAGTTTCTTATGTGAATTTTTCTATGTCGAGTACTGTGAAGCTTCAAATCAATAGTTTGAATGGAAAAGCATCCAGTTGGAAAATTCTTCCAAAACGAGCAGATGTTAAGGTTGATGAAACTACAAATAGTATAATTTTTACTTTGAACAAGCCCGAAAAATTTGTGATATCAGCTGTTGTTGACGGACTTGAACAATCGATAATTATCAGTGCCGAAAAGCCGGAAACAAATATTCCATCCAAAACGGATAAAGGAGTTTTGTATTTGGGACCTGGAATACATCAGTACGGTCAAGCATGGGACCCGTTTGTAAACGGAATTCATACCGTTTATGTAGCAGGTGGTGCAATTTTAGAAGCTACAATTAAATCCAATAAAAAAAATAACGTAAAAATTCTCGGAAGGGGCATACTCTCACAGTCTTTTGTTACTCACGCAGAGGAATCCTCATCTAATGAAAAAGCTAGAGAGCAAGAATGGGATGCCGACTGGTTAGGGGTTGTTTTTACAGACTCGCAAAACATAGTAATAGACGGTATTACCATAATGAATAGTCCTAGTTATCAACTAGAAGTTGCTAACTGCAATAATGTCAAAATCAATAATATAAAATTATGTGGTTTCGGCGAGCATAATAACGATGGAATACATACTTATGGCAACACTATTTTAGTTGAGGATTCTTTTATTGCCAGCAATGACGATCGTGTTTGTATTACAGGATTGTTTGATAAGGAAAATGGAACGGACAACTTGCAATGGGATGGTAGTAATGAATTGACAGGCGTATCGGTATCCAATATTACATTACGAAATATGGTGTTTTGGGGATTAGACAATAATGGAGCGGATATAATGCTCACTTGGAATGGTGCCGGATATGCCAAAAACATTTTGGTTGAAAATGCGGTGAGTTTAACAGGTACTAATAAAGCTTTTATTGCAGCTCGTCACGGAGGCAGTGCTGATATTCACGATTTGATTTTTAGAAATATTACGCTTTATCATTCTAATTTATTTGATGTTGAAATTGGTGAATCTAATTATCAAGGAGCTGGTGGTGGTAAATTGAGGAATTTATTACTTGAGAATTTTACCATACATGCCAATTTTAAAGATATCGGAAAACAATTGAAGGGAGAAAGCAAGGCAAGTAATATCGAAGGAATTATTTTTAAGAACATAATTACAAATGATGGAGTTTTGACAGATCTCAATCAAATAAAATTAATCTCAAACGAATTTGTTTCTAATTTAAAAGCAGTTAAATAA